A segment of the Desulfurellaceae bacterium genome:
AACAGGCGACGTTGATCATCGACGAATTCGACGAACCCGAATTTTCGATAGAAGGCAGCTGCGGCATCGCCACGGGCATCAACCACCAAGGCCTGCATGGCAACCACCTGGGTGACCGAATGCACCCGTTCGAGTGCGTCCATTAAGAGATACGCGCCAAGCCCGCGACCCTGTTGGCTGCTATCGACAGCGAGGCGTCCCAGTAGCGCTCCTGGAACCGGGTAGTACGGGAGCCGCTTTGCCTGGTCCGCAGGCATGGCTTCCCGGCGGAAGTTGGCTGCGCTCAGTGTGTAGTAACCGACCACGGTATCAGCATCAGGCTCGGCCGCCACAAACACTCGCGCAACATCCCGCCGCATATCTTGGGAAGCCAAGCGCCGAATGTAGTTATCAAGCTCTGGCGCTCCGCAAGAAAAGGCAGACCGGTCATGGACTTTACTGTTGAACGGCACGATACGCCACACGGCCGCTCCGGTTGTCATCCCTTGGCCTGCCGGTAGCGCGCATAGGCTTTGCGGAGGGCTGTATTCGGCGCGGGTGGATTGGTCAAGGCAGCATAGAACACCTGCCAATCCGCATTGGACAGAGTGACAAGCTCATTCTCCTGTATGACCCGCTCGGCTTCTTCCAACGCAGTACCAAGCACAAATTGACTGAGCGCCTTGCGACGATAGCCTGCCGCGCGCTGCAAGACATTCTTCGCGTGGGCATCGAGCCGTATCTGTAAGCGTTCCTGTTTGGCTGCTGTCGGCATGGCCGTCCTCCTAGAATCTTCCTTGTCATTTTGTACGCACAATCGGAGTACATGACAAGAGGGCAACTCTCAGTTCCCAAAGCTGAACGCGCCATGCAGCGCTTCTCGTGCTCGTGTACGCTCGCAGCCAGCACGTCATGCACAGCCTTCATTGAACTCGGGAAACCGGAACAGGCTCGGTGCGCGCCGGGAGGATTTTGCCTGTTGCGACAGCCTGAACGTGTTTGAGGATTTCGGCGCTGTAGTAGCGATTGGCGCACCTGTCACAGACTCCAATCAGAACCTCCTCCAGGATGACAAAGCCGGCTCTGTGTTTGAAAGCTTCCCGCTCAACACGCTTCTCTCGAACCGTTCCCTCACAATACTCGCACCGATAGCCAAAGTGTTCTTTCATGGTGCTGACTCCGTCACTTTGTACTCTCAGTGCTTAGGTCCACAGCGGTTTCATTGTCCATATAGGCCCGCGCCGAGGAGAAGGACGAGACGCTGTAGGGCACCAGATAAGGTTAGTTCATTGTCAGCTGAACTTGCTCCCGATGTTGGACCATCGGATCCGAGAAAGTTCCGGCTCAACCCTTCCGGCGATGCCTGCAGCACGACTTCAGCGCAACACGAATAGCGCCGCCTCGGGCGCCTTGTCGAGCACGCGGAGCAACGCCTTAGCCGCACCGGTGGGGCGGCGTTTTCCCTGTTCCCAGTTACGGATTGTTTCTTGCGGTACGTCGATGCGACGGGCGAACTCTTGTTGGGTGAAGCCCAGACGTTTACGGACGCGGCGGGCGAATTTTGCCATGTCCCGCATCGCTTCGGCCTCGTCTTGGCGTTGCTGTGCCGCGATGTCCCGTTCGGTCGTCGCGTCCAGCACTTCGTAATTGACTCGTCCCGCAGGCAGGTCTCGCCGACGGCCGGGATCAATCTTGACGCGTGTTCTTGTCATATGCCTCAACCTCCCTCTTATTGGCTTTGCGGGCTGAAATGATGCGGA
Coding sequences within it:
- a CDS encoding DUF1778 domain-containing protein, which produces MPTAAKQERLQIRLDAHAKNVLQRAAGYRRKALSQFVLGTALEEAERVIQENELVTLSNADWQVFYAALTNPPAPNTALRKAYARYRQAKG
- a CDS encoding GNAT family N-acetyltransferase; translation: MTTGAAVWRIVPFNSKVHDRSAFSCGAPELDNYIRRLASQDMRRDVARVFVAAEPDADTVVGYYTLSAANFRREAMPADQAKRLPYYPVPGALLGRLAVDSSQQGRGLGAYLLMDALERVHSVTQVVAMQALVVDARGDAAAAFYRKFGFVEFVDDQRRLFLPMATIRRLIAG
- a CDS encoding YgiT-type zinc finger protein gives rise to the protein MKEHFGYRCEYCEGTVREKRVEREAFKHRAGFVILEEVLIGVCDRCANRYYSAEILKHVQAVATGKILPARTEPVPVSRVQ
- a CDS encoding helix-turn-helix domain-containing protein is translated as MTRTRVKIDPGRRRDLPAGRVNYEVLDATTERDIAAQQRQDEAEAMRDMAKFARRVRKRLGFTQQEFARRIDVPQETIRNWEQGKRRPTGAAKALLRVLDKAPEAALFVLR